DNA sequence from the Arthrobacter jinronghuae genome:
AGAAGCCCTGCATAATGCGCAGCACAATCAGCAGGATCGGACCGGCGACGCCGATCTGCGCGTAGGTGGGCACCACACCGATCAGGGCGGTGGAGATCCCCATCATGACCAGCGTGAAGACCAGCATTTTCTTCCGGCCGATCCGGTCCCCCAAGTGCCCGGCGACGACGGCGCCCAGGGGGCGGAACAGGAAACTGATGCCGATGGTGGCAAAGGAGACCACCTGTCCCAGCGGGCCCTCGTTGATGGGGCCGAAATACAGGGTGGCCAGCACCAGGCCGGCAGCCTGGGCGTAAATGAAGAAGTCGTACCACTCGATGGTGGTGCCGACCAGGGTTCCGGCGAGGACCTTTCGTTCCTCCCGGCTCATCCGGCCGGAAGAAGGCGCGGCGGACGCGGCATTGACGCTCATCTAAAACTCCATTGTTTTGAGACGGACAGGGGAAAAGGATCCGGTCCCCGCAGCCGGATGCAGGCATCGTACGCCCGCCGCCGGCGTCGGGACCCTTATTCGTACCGGCGAGTTTCAGGACATCGAGGATTCCGCCGCCGCCATTCTCCTTGCCTTCGGGCAGCAGGAAACCGGGCGGGGCCTCTGCGGTTCCGCCCGGTTTTGGCAGGGGTTGGTTATTCCTTGTTCAGCTTGTCCTGCACAGCTCCTGCCGCCTTCTCGACCGGGTTGGGTACGTCCGTGGTGCCGTAGTACCGGGCGTCCGGGCGGGTGGGCGGCGGCATCGGGGCCGTTGTGGTGGGACCGTCGTGGTAGCTGAATTCGCCCTTGCCGTCCGGCGTCGGGCCCTTGGCCCAGGAGCCTTCCTTCGCATGCTCCCCGTCGGAGAAGTTCAGGTACTGGTAGGACACCTCGCGGTGTTCCTTGTTGAGCGGGAAGTTGCTGGGTACCGGTAGCTGTTCCATGTTTTCCGCCTGAAGTTCCAGGGCCGCAGTGGTCCACTGGTTCTGGTGCATGGTGTCGCGGGCCAGCAGGAACGCCAGCAGGTCCCGCACCCCGTGGTCATCGGTCATATGGTAAAGCCGGGCAACGGCAATGCGGCCCTGCATTTCAATGTTGGCGTTGGACGTAAAGTCCGCCAGCATATTGCCGCTGGCCGTGACGTAGCCGCCGGTCCACGGGTTGCCGTTGCTGTCCGCGGGGCGGGCACCGGCACCGGCCACGATGGCCTGCTGCACATCCATGCCGCCCACCACCGCTGCGACCGTGGGATCGTTCTGGACAGCGTCACCGGTTATTCC
Encoded proteins:
- a CDS encoding manganese catalase family protein; the encoded protein is MFFHKQELQFKSTPDQPDAVFARKLQEALGGQYGEITVAMQYGFQSWNAHIPGKYRDLLYGIAAEEMGHVEMLAIMIAQLLEKAPLGITGDAVQNDPTVAAVVGGMDVQQAIVAGAGARPADSNGNPWTGGYVTASGNMLADFTSNANIEMQGRIAVARLYHMTDDHGVRDLLAFLLARDTMHQNQWTTAALELQAENMEQLPVPSNFPLNKEHREVSYQYLNFSDGEHAKEGSWAKGPTPDGKGEFSYHDGPTTTAPMPPPTRPDARYYGTTDVPNPVEKAAGAVQDKLNKE